CGGCGTCTCCGCATTCCCCCATTTGCGGGGCAGCCAAGGGCTCCCACGCTTGAGTCGCCCCCGACTCGCGTGGGGGTTTTACTTTGCCTCATATCCTGGGCGGTCTGTTCATGTACTCGGGGATCTGTAGGATCTTCTTCTTTAGCTTCCTCCCCCTGGGCGTGTCCCTGTAGGTGACGACCAGCTGAGACCCCTCAGAATCAAAGTTCGGACCATATGACTCGCGACCCGTTCCGCCGTTGTACGACAAAGGGAAGTTGATAAACAGATCGGCGTGCTCGCCAGCTCGAACAGTCGTCCCGGTCAGGGTCTTCTGGCCGCTGGTCGATACCACGACGGGGAAAACTTCAATGTCCGTTGCCGGCGCGGAGCCAATGTTTATGAGAGCAGCCTCGAACCGCACCATGAGACGCCAATCAGCACGCGGACGTATCCACTCTGCCCTCACGGCAACCCAGGCGCTGACAGCTAAGGCCGCGCACGAGATGAGTAGCGGCCACAAATCTTTGCCTTCCATGTTCCCCCAATTCGACTAGAGGCAACTGTAGCTGCCCGGAGCTTCAGTGGTGTCCGGCCCTTGAGCGGGAAAGGCTGGAGGTCAGGGAGTCAATTCCATCCGGCAGTGCCGGTTCACGGATCTGGGGCCGCGTGGGCTGTGTCAGGTGGTCCACGAGGGCCAGGATCTGGGCTTCCGTCAGGAGTACCTTCCCGCGTGCCCCTTTGACGTACTCGATGCGCCCCTGCTTAGCCAGACGGCGAATCGTGGCGGCCGGCACCTGCTTGAGCCTCGCCGCTGCCTCATCAGCTGTGTAAAGAGCCAGTGGGTCCAGGCTCATTGCGACGGTTTGCGGGCGTATTCCGCCTGAGCGGCCAGGAAGAGACTGGCCAATTCCACCCATGCGTCGGCCGGAAGCTGGTCGCAGTGGATCTCGAGGAACTCCCGAGGCGTCAAGCCGTGAGGTGCGCTCGTGACCCCGTTGCGCTCAAAGTCCTTGAACGGGGACGTGGAGCTCGTCACCCGGTGCAGGATGTCCCGTGGCTGGCTGGTGCTCCCATATTCGATCTTGGGTACAACGGCGGAGTTCTGGCTGTGGGCCCAACGGCGCCAAGCATGCATAAACGGGAACTCAAAGGCCATGTTAGAGGAGTCCAGTTCCTCGACACCCAACTCTGCCAGTCCGGCCAGTAAGCCGTTGGCAAGAAGTAGTTGCTTTTGCTGTTTGGTCAGGCCGGCCATAGTAATCCTCTGGGAGTCGAGTGCGGTCGCGGATTTCTCCAAGACTCAGAATAAAAGGTGGGTAAGCGGTGGATGCTCGAGGAGGGGCTGCCGCTGCGCATCTATTTTGACCGCAGTTGCCGGCGGTACTCCAGCTCGGTGACCTCAGAATGGACTATTATAAGGACACCTCCAGGCGATCTCCCGCGCCTGCCTAGAGATACGGCTTCCAGGCATCCAGCACGCTTGTTACGAAGCGCACGTCCCCGTTGGCCTTGGTTATTGCATCGTCGCACGCCTGACTCTCAGCGTCGCTGCAGACCTTCACTGCATTGTTGTCGGCCAGCGGATCCAGCACCCTCAGTGTCCGGTCGAGGAGTGAAGCGATTTCTGCCGGAGCTTTCGGCAGTGCCCGCAAGTTTTTGGCCGCAGTCTTGGCCGTAATGGTCGCCGTCTGAACCGTCATACTGCAGGTAAGCCGGGTCACTTTGTCGATTGGCTTGGTGCCTATGCTGGCGAAGGCGCAGTCGGTGATCTTGTCCTCGTAGTCCCTCCAGCCCTGTTCGTGCTCCGCAATAATGCTGGCGTATTGGGAAACGGTCGCTGTCGGTGTGGGGGTAGGTGTCGGCGTGGGTGCGGTGCTTGTAGACGCCGTTCCGGTGGCGGCTGCACCCGATCCGCACGCAGACAGCGCCAGAGCGGCTGCAAGGACGGCGGGCAGTACGAGTGACCTGTTCAATTCTTCCCCCAGAGTTCCATCAGCACCTCAGCCGGGCCGATGGCCTGAGTATATGGCTACACCAGATATCCGGGACACTTCCGTCAGCGGAAATGGGGAAGCGCCCACCAGGCGGCGCTCTTCAAACTGAGACCATGACTGATTCCAAAACCTGCCACGTAGATACCTTGCCCCGGATCAAGGCCGCCGGCCAGTCGTGCTCTGAATGCCCATTTCGTAAGAGCAACATCGACCGCCCGCACTTCAACGACCAGTACTCGCAGACCGAGTTCACGCGCTTGTGGCGTTCCATCGCCGTCGAGGGAAAATTCTTTGGGTGCCATCTCACGGACGCCGACTACCACCCGGTACCGCAGGAATCCCTGGACATGGGCTACCAGAAGCCTGCCGACATCGGCGCCAGGCGTGAATGCGCTGGCAGCGTCGCACTGATACGACGGGAAATGCGTCTCGCGGAGAGCTACCCGAACCACGCCACATACATCAAGGCACGTCCGGCAGGGCTCTCAAAACACGCGTTCCTTGTTTTGAGTAAGCGGCTGAAAGGCATGATGGAGCCGCCCGTTCGCTTTGCTGTGAAGCCTGACGAGTCAGACGTCATCGACCCCATGGAACGGATCGACACGACGTCATTCGAGTGGGCGGTGAACACCGAAGGCGCCGCCGCGATCCTCCTGGCCATTGAATCCGTTATTGGCTCACTCTGCGAATGCCCGGTGTGCACCAACCACACCACGGCGCACAAGGCCCGGCCCTTCCTCACCGCAGAGGGGATGGCCGTAGACGCTGACGAGGAACTCCACGGACTCCTGAGCAGCATGTCCGCGGCCGGTATTCAAACCATGGATAGCTGCATCAACATGGCCGACGCACTGGAAAAACTCTGGCCAGAACGCACTGCAACGCTCGTGCGTGCACCCATCGGGAAGATGAACTATTCCTCCATGATCCGCTCCCGAGCCGCCCACATCCGCTACAGCAACGGCCCCGCGGCCGACGCCTTCACCCGGGCGGCCTCAGCCTTTTCCGGCGTGGAAGTCAGCAGCTCCGGGCCCGTCACTCAGATCGTATTTCAGCCCAAGCACATCCCCGCGCTGACCGCCGCGGCCAAGCGATAATGCACCACACGACATCAGCGCCTTTCGTGGACACTTCGCCGGCGGACCTCACCTACACCACGGCCGCCGGCGAACTGCCAGCACTGGCGACAAAGGCAGTCGGATCGGTAGAGCTCCGCGTCCTGGGAGCGTCCCACCAAGTCCGCGTGGGCAACTGGATGGAGACGCTGGCCTGCCAGCCCGGACAGGCGCCACACCTCCCACCAGCTGCCACGGAACCGGGCTACACATTCACGGCACGGGTAGACACCTTGGCAGCCGGGCACCTCGCCACTGAGGTCGCAGCACTGACGGAGGACATCGGCCGTCACCCGCACGGCTTGCTCGTGGCCTTCCAAGGCGACCCCCTGGCGCTAACCGGGATGACTGCCGAAGTCACTGAGGGCAGCGCCTCGTGGACCACTTGGCACGTCTACCCCCAAACCCTCCAGATCGTCACGACACACAGCACCTTGAACCGAAGGGCAGAAAGCTAAGGCAATGGCTATTACACCGGAAACCCTCCGCATCGTTGACCGCCTCCGCGCTCAACTTACCGTCATGACCGACGCCCAGACCGTTGCCCTCACAAGGGCATGGGTGGAAGCGTGGGACGCGCTGGTGCCAGACTTCGAGGTCGCCCTGATCGAACTGATGGCTGGGGCATCTGGTGGCGTCCTGTCCCGCGGCCAGGTCGCTAAGAGCATCAGGTTGCGAGACGCACTACAGGCGTCGCGGGGCATGCTTGACCAGCTGGCTACCGTTGCCGAAGTAACCGTGGCCGGCGACGTCGCTCAGGCTGTCCTCGACGCAGTCGACGGGCACGCGGCCCTGGTCACTTCACAGCTACCGCCCAACGCGGCGTCCGTCGGCGTCTCCTTCACCCGCATGTCCCCTGATGCTTTGGCGGCCATCGTGGAGCGCACCACGGCACAGATCCACTCCGCCACACTCCCGCTCGCCGCGGACACGGAGCGGGTCATGAAGCGGGCACTGATCCGCGGGATCGCCGTCGGGGACAACCCCAGGCGGACAGCCTCCCGGATCATGGCCCAAACGGAGCAGCGGTTCAACGGCGGCCTCACCCGGGCCCTTGTTATCTCCCGCACCGAGACGCTGGACGCGCATAGGGCGGCGACGCAGGCGTCCGAGAAAACGAACACCAAGATCCTCGAAGAATGGGAGTGGCACGCGGCCCTGGACGCCCGCACCTGCCCGTCGTGTCTGGCGCAGCACGGCACACGGCATTCGCTCACGGAATCTGGGCCCAACGACCACCACCAAGGTAGGTGCGCGAGAGTCTCAGTGACCAAGTCATGGGCCGAGCTCGGGTTCACGGGCATCGAGGAACCGGCGTCGCTGACACCGGGCTCTCAGGACTGGTTCAACAACCTCACCGCAGACTCACAGCTGGCCATCATGGGCCCCGGCCGGCTGGAACTCCTGAACGCCGGGAAGATCTCCTGGGCGGACCTTTCCACGGTCAAGCAGACCGACGGCTGGCGGGACTCGCACACCGCCACGACCTTGAAGGACCTACTCCGCAAGGCCGCCTAAGCTACGTCCCGTCGCTCAACGACGGCTCATACTGAACAGCCCCACACCACTTGCACTCCACAGAGATAGACGCCCCGGTGCCGCGCAGGTAGATGCCATGCACCTTCCACGAGTGGCCCGGGCATTCCCCGGCGGCGCCAGCTGTGTCGTTCCGGTCGTCAAGCGTCACACAATCAGTCTAGGGACCTGTCAATAGACCAAGCGTCGGGCGGTGGCTGGCAGCCTTCGTTGGCCCACCGCTTACCCACCGGAAACGAGGAATCAGGACGATCTGCGATGAACGCGAAAATGCACAGGATTGTATGATTCCAGTGGAATCTAGACCATGACGCCGTCCACCGAACACTGACGAAAACCGGGAATTGCTAATCCTAAGGTCCTCGGTTCAAGTCCGAGTAGCCCTACAAGAAGTTACAGACCCGCCTGCGGAGCCGGGCGCGTATGCCGATTGGCCCCAAACAGGGAGCCGTGGCCGATGTTCAGACATCGGCCACGGCTCTTTTGCGTTTGCTGCCCGGGCCGGCAAGGCCATGTGCCCGCTTGCCCGCCCACCCTGGCTGCGGTATGTTACTCATCAGTAACATAACCCGCCGTGGCGACGCCCGCGTCTTTTGGTCGCTGCTGATCACACGTGAAGGAACACCATGTCCAAAGCTGCAATCGACATCAATAACCTGCCGTACGCCGACGGCGACTTCTTCGCGTTCGAGCAGCTGCTCAGCGGCAAGGAGAGGGACCGGCTCGCCGAGGTCCGGGATTTCCTGGATCGTGAGGTCAAGCCCATCGCGGTTGATTGCTGGAACCGCGCCGAGTTTCCTATGGACCTGATCCCGAAGCTGGCCGAGATCGACCTGGTCAGCCCCGTCCGGCGCCAGGGGTACTCCAACCTCTTTGCCGGCATCCTGCATGCCGAAGCCACGCGTGCGGACGCCTCCATCGCCACCTTCCTTGGCGTCCACGACGGCTTGTTCACGGGCTCCATTGAAGCCCTCGCCTCGCAGGAACAGCAGGAGGCGTGGTTGCCGGACATCTACTCGCTGAAAAGGATCGGCGCTTTCGGCCTGACCGAACCGCTGGGCGGTTCCGACGTTGCCGGCGGCACCCGCACCACGGCCCGCCGAAAGGGTGACAGCTGGATCCTCAACGGTGCCAAGCGCTGGATCGGCAATGCCACTTTCTCCGACTGGGTGGTCATCTACGCCCGTGACGAAGCCGACAACCAGGTCAAGGGCTTCCTGGTTGACACGAAAACCGAGGGTTACAGCGCCACCAAGATTGAAAACAAGATCTCGCTGCGTACCGTCCAGAATGCCGACATCACGCTCGACAATGTCGTGGTGCCGGACTTCTTCAAGCTCGCCAATGCCAACAGTTTCCGGGACACCAACAAGGTCCTGAAGGTGACCCGTCTCGCCGTCGCCTGGCAGGCCGTCGGCCAGCAGCTGGCAG
Above is a window of Arthrobacter sp. FB24 DNA encoding:
- a CDS encoding acyl-CoA dehydrogenase family protein, with product MSKAAIDINNLPYADGDFFAFEQLLSGKERDRLAEVRDFLDREVKPIAVDCWNRAEFPMDLIPKLAEIDLVSPVRRQGYSNLFAGILHAEATRADASIATFLGVHDGLFTGSIEALASQEQQEAWLPDIYSLKRIGAFGLTEPLGGSDVAGGTRTTARRKGDSWILNGAKRWIGNATFSDWVVIYARDEADNQVKGFLVDTKTEGYSATKIENKISLRTVQNADITLDNVVVPDFFKLANANSFRDTNKVLKVTRLAVAWQAVGQQLAAFDVARRYAVERSQFGRPIASFQLVQNQLVQILGNAVSSMGMMVRLSQLEDAGEAKDEQSALAKAFTTARMRESVAIGRSLLGGNGIVTDFEMAKIFSDAEAIYSYEGTHEINTLVTGRAITGISAIV
- a CDS encoding helix-turn-helix domain-containing protein; this translates as MSLDPLALYTADEAAARLKQVPAATIRRLAKQGRIEYVKGARGKVLLTEAQILALVDHLTQPTRPQIREPALPDGIDSLTSSLSRSRAGHH
- a CDS encoding phage minor head protein — protein: MAITPETLRIVDRLRAQLTVMTDAQTVALTRAWVEAWDALVPDFEVALIELMAGASGGVLSRGQVAKSIRLRDALQASRGMLDQLATVAEVTVAGDVAQAVLDAVDGHAALVTSQLPPNAASVGVSFTRMSPDALAAIVERTTAQIHSATLPLAADTERVMKRALIRGIAVGDNPRRTASRIMAQTEQRFNGGLTRALVISRTETLDAHRAATQASEKTNTKILEEWEWHAALDARTCPSCLAQHGTRHSLTESGPNDHHQGRCARVSVTKSWAELGFTGIEEPASLTPGSQDWFNNLTADSQLAIMGPGRLELLNAGKISWADLSTVKQTDGWRDSHTATTLKDLLRKAA
- a CDS encoding DUF2617 family protein, translated to MHHTTSAPFVDTSPADLTYTTAAGELPALATKAVGSVELRVLGASHQVRVGNWMETLACQPGQAPHLPPAATEPGYTFTARVDTLAAGHLATEVAALTEDIGRHPHGLLVAFQGDPLALTGMTAEVTEGSASWTTWHVYPQTLQIVTTHSTLNRRAES